A window of the Polypterus senegalus isolate Bchr_013 chromosome 4, ASM1683550v1, whole genome shotgun sequence genome harbors these coding sequences:
- the LOC120528154 gene encoding zinc finger protein 883-like gives MDQRAAHIKQEDCEDGVPEVACVKLEDCEGGLSVFKEEEPGDIKVEDSKDFSVSLGVQAHEAGNIFNQDGSEESHSSLSSCFTNEENLANAQNSIKVKSEFSESEMKISEGNGGEEEEEQQSSRSEATNFQESGSSSLPSFGQLSVRCRLRHKLNTQKIKKSTVGLEHLTAASLQSSSLPVVKKRRRGAVNTEHQVRERIIQTGEKPYCCSECGKQFSLLSYLQRHKRIHTGWKPHCCSECGKQFLLLSSLRRHKRIHTGEKPYSCSECGKRFAHKSSLQRHRVIHTGEKSYCCSECGKQFSLLNYLQRHKRIHTGREPHCCSECGKQFSFLSYLQKHERIHTGWKPHCCSECGKQFLLLSNLQRHKRIHTGAKPYSCSECGKQFAYSSSLQRHTVIHKGEKSYCCSECGKQFSLLSPLQRHQRIHTGEKPYCCSECGKRFSDSSSLRQHTRMHAGVQPYSCSECGKRFSHLSHFNRHNRIHSGEKPFCCSQCGKRFSDKSSLRYHTLAHTGEKPYRCSECGKQFSILSNLQRHKRTHTGEKPFGCAECGKRFSIVSNLQRHKRTHKGERR, from the exons ATGGATCAAAGAGCAGCGCACATTAAACAGGAGGACTGTGAGGACGGTGTTCCAGAGGTTGCATGTGTGAAGCTGGAGGATTGTGAAGGAGgactttcagtttttaaagaggaggagcctGGTGACATTAAAGTTGAGGATTCCAAGGATTTCTCGGTTAGTCTTGGAGTGCAGGCACATGAAGCTGGGAACATTTTCAACCAAGATGGTTCTGAAGAGTCTCATTCCAGTTTATCGTCCTGCTTCACTAATGAAGAAAACCTGGCAAATGCACAGAATTCCATCAAAGTGAAATCTGAGTTCTCTGAATCTGAAATGAAAATCAGTGAAGGAaatgggggagaagaagaagaagagcagcagtCCTCTAGGAGTGAAGCAACAA ATTTCCAAGAGAGTGGTAGCTcctctttgccttcatttggtCAGCTGTCTGTTCGGTGCAGACTTCGCCATAAGCTAAACACGCAGAAGATAAAGAAATCAACAGTGGGATTAGAACATTTGACAGCAGCTTCTTTGCAGAGTTCTTCTCTTCCTGTTGTCAAAAAGAGAAGGAGAGGAGCGGTCAACACTGAACATCAAGTGCGTGAACGCATCATCCAAACTGGAGAGAAGCCCTATTGTTGTTCTGAGTGTGGTAAACAATTCTCATTACTAAGCTATCTTCAGagacacaaaagaattcacactggatgGAAGCcacattgttgttctgaatgtggtaagcaATTCTTACTACTAAGTTCTCTGCGGAGGCACaaaagaatccacactggagagaaaccctaTTCTTGTTCTGAGTGTGGCAAACGATTCGCTCACAAGAGCTCTCTTCAGCGTCACAGGGTAATTCATACGGGAGAAAAatcatattgctgttctgaatgtggcaaacaattctcattACTAAACTATCTTCAGAGACACAAAAGAATCCACACTGGACGGGAGCCCcactgttgttctgaatgtggcaaacaattctcattCCTAAGCTATCTGCAGAAACACGAAAGGATCCACACTGGATGGAAGCcccattgttgttctgaatgtggtaagcaATTCTTACTACTAAGTAATCTACAGAGGCACAAGAGAATCCACACTGGAGCGAAACCCTAttcttgttctgaatgtggcaaacaatttgcTTACAGTAGCTCTCTTCAGCGTCACACAGTAATTCATAAGGGAGAAAAatcatattgctgttctgaatgtggcaaacagttctcaCTACTGAGCCCTCTTCAGAGGCACcaaagaatccacactggagaaaaaccttattgctgtTCGGAGTGTGGCAAGAGATTCTCTGACAGCAGCAGTTTACGTCAGCATACACGAATGCATGCTGGAGTGCAACCATATAGCTGTTCTGAGTGTGGTAAACGATTCTCACATTTAAGCCATTTTAATAGACACAATAGAATTCATAGTGGAGAAAAGCCGTTTTGTTGTTCtcaatgtggcaaacgattctctgaTAAAAGTTCTCTTCGGTATCACACTCTGgctcatactggagagaagccatatcgctgttctgaatgtggcaaacaattctcaatACTAAGCAATCTTCAGAGGCACAAAAGAacccacactggagagaaaccatttggctgtgctgaatgtggcaaacgattctcaatAGTAAGCAATCTTCAGCGGCACAAGAGAACCCACAAGGGAGAGAGAAGATAG